In Yersinia enterocolitica subsp. enterocolitica, one DNA window encodes the following:
- the tnpA gene encoding IS200/IS605 family transposase, which yields MGDEKSLAHTRWNCKYHIVFAPKYRRQVFYGEKRRAVGSILRKLCEWKNVHILEAECCADHIHMLVEIPPKMSVSSFMGYLKGKSSLMLYEQFGDLKFKYRNREFWCRGYYVDTVGKNTSKIRDYIKHQLEQDKLGE from the coding sequence ATGGGGGACGAAAAGAGCTTAGCGCACACCCGATGGAACTGTAAATATCACATAGTTTTCGCGCCTAAATACCGAAGACAGGTTTTCTACGGCGAGAAACGCCGGGCAGTGGGGAGTATCCTAAGAAAGCTGTGTGAATGGAAAAATGTGCACATTCTGGAAGCGGAGTGCTGTGCAGATCACATCCATATGCTTGTGGAAATCCCGCCGAAGATGAGCGTATCAAGCTTCATGGGGTATCTGAAGGGCAAAAGTAGCCTGATGTTGTATGAGCAATTTGGAGATTTGAAATTCAAATACAGGAACAGAGAGTTTTGGTGCAGAGGGTATTATGTGGATACGGTGGGTAAAAATACCTCGAAGATCCGGGACTACATAAAGCACCAACTGGAGCAGGATAAACTGGGGGAATAA
- the murB gene encoding UDP-N-acetylmuramate dehydrogenase, with protein MSNQRTPLKHLNTFALSAYASNVISANSTQELIDAWHESVSKHQPVLLLGEGSNVLFIENYSGTVLLNRIKGITFTEDDTAWHLHVGAGENWHQLVCYSLQNNMPGLENLALIPGCVGSAPIQNIGAYGVELQKVCEYVDLLDLEKGTVRRLSAEDCQFGYRDSIFKHHYGHGFAIIAVGIRLIKSWVPTLGYGDLTRMDPLTVTAIDIFNSVCAMRRSKLPDPTVTGNAGSFFKNPVVDAAVAEDIVKLYPNAPHYPQPDGTVKLAAGWLIDQCALKGYQIGGAAVHQQQALVLINLAEATGQDVLGLASHIRQQVAKKFAIWLEPEVRFIASNGEVNAVERLS; from the coding sequence ATGTCGAATCAACGTACCCCGCTAAAGCATCTCAACACATTTGCACTATCAGCCTACGCGAGCAATGTAATCAGTGCCAACTCTACACAAGAATTGATTGATGCATGGCATGAGTCTGTCTCGAAGCATCAACCTGTACTCTTGCTTGGGGAAGGCAGCAACGTGCTGTTTATTGAGAATTACTCAGGGACAGTATTACTTAATCGTATTAAAGGTATTACTTTTACTGAAGATGATACAGCCTGGCATCTGCATGTAGGCGCAGGAGAGAATTGGCACCAGTTGGTATGCTACTCGTTGCAAAACAATATGCCGGGTTTAGAGAACTTAGCCTTAATTCCAGGCTGCGTTGGCTCTGCGCCAATTCAAAATATTGGTGCATATGGTGTTGAGCTGCAAAAAGTATGTGAATACGTTGATTTACTTGATCTGGAGAAAGGCACGGTTCGACGCCTTTCTGCTGAAGACTGTCAATTTGGTTATCGCGACAGCATATTTAAACATCACTACGGTCATGGGTTTGCCATCATAGCTGTAGGTATTCGATTAATAAAATCTTGGGTACCAACACTAGGTTACGGCGATTTAACGCGTATGGACCCATTGACCGTGACTGCAATAGATATTTTCAACTCAGTCTGTGCGATGCGTCGAAGTAAGTTGCCGGATCCGACAGTGACTGGCAACGCAGGTAGCTTCTTTAAAAATCCGGTTGTGGATGCCGCTGTGGCTGAAGATATCGTGAAGCTTTATCCCAATGCGCCTCACTACCCACAGCCCGATGGAACAGTAAAGTTGGCTGCAGGCTGGCTTATTGATCAATGTGCGCTCAAAGGATACCAGATTGGCGGAGCAGCAGTACATCAGCAGCAAGCTTTGGTACTGATTAATCTTGCAGAGGCTACTGGGCAGGATGTGTTGGGGCTAGCCAGCCATATCCGTCAGCAGGTCGCAAAGAAGTTTGCCATTTGGTTGGAGCCAGAGGTGCGCTTTATCGCAAGTAATGGCGAAGTTAATGCTGTGGAGCGTTTGTCGTGA
- the birA gene encoding bifunctional biotin--[acetyl-CoA-carboxylase] ligase/biotin operon repressor BirA yields the protein MKDIKVPLRLIGILADGAFHSGEQLGEMLGMSRAAINKHMHTIREWGLDVFTVPGKGYSLPAPIQLLDEQTILSYLPAGQVAVLPVVDSTNQYLLDRITELKSGDACVAEYQQAGRGRRGRQWVSPFGANLYLSMFWRLEQGPAAAMGLSLVVGIVMAEVLHKLGAEHVRVKWPNDLYLNDKKLAGILVELTGKTGDAAQLVIGAGINLTMRESTTNVISQDWINLQEAGVNIDRNKLTAELLSELRLAVVKFENEGLPAFISRWREMDNYLDRPVKLIIGNQEIFGIARGIDQQGALLLEQDGNIKPYIGGEISLRGV from the coding sequence GTGAAAGATATAAAAGTCCCCTTGCGATTAATCGGCATACTTGCCGACGGTGCTTTTCACTCAGGTGAGCAATTAGGTGAAATGTTAGGTATGAGCCGTGCTGCAATTAATAAGCATATGCACACTATCAGAGAATGGGGACTAGATGTTTTCACTGTGCCTGGCAAAGGTTATAGCTTACCGGCACCTATCCAATTACTTGACGAACAAACTATACTAAGTTATTTGCCCGCAGGCCAGGTAGCTGTATTGCCAGTAGTTGATTCGACGAATCAATATCTGTTAGATCGCATCACCGAACTTAAATCCGGTGATGCTTGTGTTGCCGAATATCAGCAAGCTGGTCGGGGCAGACGTGGCCGCCAATGGGTATCTCCTTTTGGTGCTAATCTTTATTTATCAATGTTCTGGCGATTGGAACAAGGTCCTGCGGCTGCAATGGGACTAAGTTTAGTGGTGGGTATTGTCATGGCAGAGGTACTGCACAAATTGGGTGCAGAGCACGTCCGCGTCAAGTGGCCGAATGATTTATATCTAAACGATAAGAAACTGGCTGGAATATTAGTGGAACTCACTGGTAAAACGGGTGATGCAGCACAGTTGGTTATTGGTGCCGGTATTAATCTGACCATGCGTGAATCAACGACTAATGTTATTAGCCAGGATTGGATTAATTTACAAGAAGCTGGCGTTAATATTGATCGTAATAAACTGACAGCTGAATTGTTATCCGAGTTACGATTGGCAGTAGTTAAATTTGAAAATGAGGGACTACCTGCCTTTATTTCACGCTGGCGAGAAATGGATAATTACCTTGATCGTCCAGTGAAGCTGATTATCGGAAACCAAGAGATATTTGGTATTGCTCGCGGGATTGATCAGCAAGGTGCATTATTATTAGAGCAGGACGGGAATATAAAACCGTATATTGGTGGTGAAATATCCCTTCGCGGAGTTTAA
- the coaA gene encoding type I pantothenate kinase: MTKRDQSLATPYLQFDRTQWAALRDSVPLTLTEEEIVKLKGINEDLSLDEVAQIYLPLSRLLNFYISSNLRRQAVLEQFLGTDGQRIPYVIGIAGSVAVGKSTTARLLQALLSRWPEHRSVELITTDGFLYPNKVLNERGLMKKKGFPQSYDMHSLVKFVSEVKSGADHVTAPVYSHLIYDIVPDGNKIIKQPDILILEGLNVLQSGMDYPHDPHHVFVSDFVDFSIYVDAPEDLLQSWYINRFLKFRQGAFSNPDSYFHNYAKLPETEAVKIATQLWKEINGLNLKQNILPTRERASLIMTKSANHAVESVRLRK; encoded by the coding sequence ATGACAAAAAGAGATCAGTCTTTAGCGACGCCTTATCTACAGTTCGATCGTACTCAGTGGGCTGCTTTGCGCGACTCAGTACCATTGACGCTAACAGAAGAAGAAATCGTTAAACTCAAAGGGATTAACGAAGATCTTTCATTAGATGAAGTGGCACAGATATATCTACCGCTCTCACGACTACTTAATTTTTATATCAGTTCTAATTTGCGTCGCCAGGCGGTTCTGGAGCAATTTCTTGGAACTGATGGCCAACGTATTCCCTATGTTATTGGTATTGCGGGCAGTGTCGCGGTAGGAAAAAGTACAACCGCTCGTTTACTACAGGCGCTGCTAAGCCGCTGGCCAGAGCATCGTAGTGTCGAGCTGATTACTACAGATGGTTTTCTTTATCCGAATAAAGTGCTGAACGAGCGCGGGTTGATGAAGAAAAAAGGATTCCCACAATCCTATGATATGCACAGTTTAGTGAAATTTGTCTCTGAGGTTAAATCAGGTGCTGACCATGTCACCGCACCAGTGTACTCCCATTTAATATATGATATTGTCCCTGATGGTAATAAGATTATCAAACAACCGGATATTCTTATATTAGAGGGCTTAAATGTTCTGCAAAGTGGCATGGATTACCCTCATGACCCGCACCATGTATTTGTCTCTGACTTTGTAGACTTCTCTATATATGTTGATGCGCCAGAAGATTTACTCCAAAGTTGGTATATCAACCGGTTCCTTAAGTTTCGCCAGGGCGCGTTTTCTAATCCTGATTCTTATTTCCATAACTATGCAAAGCTGCCAGAAACAGAAGCAGTAAAGATTGCGACCCAGTTATGGAAAGAGATTAATGGGCTGAATTTAAAGCAAAATATTTTACCTACGCGTGAACGAGCCAGCCTGATAATGACTAAAAGTGCCAATCATGCGGTTGAAAGCGTGCGTTTAAGAAAATAA